In a single window of the Pocillopora verrucosa isolate sample1 chromosome 4, ASM3666991v2, whole genome shotgun sequence genome:
- the LOC131783639 gene encoding hepatic lectin-like, giving the protein MGRRTMSLSLVFQITIALQSIKGAAPMLDSRSSYFAMQENEKLKGHVLKRLISSSLLSCGHECMKNALCSSVNFKSLSTIEKEGTAGVCELNGKHGVFTGNKDLDFDDHKGFTFSMLFKECSDDQQDWVKHGHSCYLLLEISFSNWSDARISCQTHAADLPVVRSAEENTFILDMILNKPNVSKAGVWLGLYRENDDFHWVDGAPLAGQYSAWAKGEPNNSGNKEKCVHMFKKKNGIRGKWNDRMCQGERNLKLAVLCQKYLL; this is encoded by the exons atgggACGAAGGACTATGTCGCTATCTCTCGTCTTTCAAATTACAATTGCTTTGCAGTCGATCAAAGGAGCTGCCCCTATGTTGGATTCACGTTCATCGTATTTTGCGATGCAAGAAAATGAGAAGCTGAAAGGTCATGTTCTCAAGCGGCTTATTTCTTCGAGTTTGTTATCTTGTGGCCACGAATGTATGAAAAATGCTCTTTGCTCTTCAGTAAATTTTAAGTCTTTGTCCACGATCGAAAAAGAAGGGACAGCAGGTGTCTGCGAACTTAATGGCAAGCATGGCGTCTTCACTGGAAACAAAGATCTCGACTTTGACGATCATAAAGGATTTACTTTCTCGATGTTGTTCAAG GAATGCTCAGACGACCAACAAGACTGGGTGAAACATGGACACTCATGTTACCTTCTTCTCGAAATTTCATTCTCGAACTGGAGCGATGCTCGCATAAGCTGTCAAACTCACGCAGCTGACCTTCCAGTTGTGCGGTCAGCCGAAGAGAACACGTTCATACTTGATATGATCTTGAATAAGCCCAACGTGTCAAAGGCGGGTGTTTGGCTTGGACTTTACAGAGAAAATGATGATTTCCACTGGGTTGATGGTGCTCCACTGGCTGGTCAATACTCCGCATGGGCAAAAGGAGAACCAAACAATTCCGGGAATAAGGAGAAATGCGTTCACATGTTTAAAAAGAAGAACGGAATAAGAGGAAAATGGAATGATCGAATGTGCCAAGGTGAACGCAATTTGAAGCTTGCAGTTCTTTGCCAAAAATATCTCTTGTGA